In Fimbriiglobus ruber, a genomic segment contains:
- a CDS encoding PVC-type heme-binding CxxCH protein, which translates to MRYRLIASLVFLSAGLLAVAAPPDPPDLPDGTDKALKAMAALRAPAGFRVELYAAEPKLASPVAISIDEKNRVYVAEEYRFNQGTEENRTRGFFLEDDLQISTLDDRLRMYQKHASKFQGGMEWFTRHADQVRLLEDTTGSGRADKSTVFAGGFNGTLDGLAAGVLARDGNVYLTCIPNLWLLKDTKGTGTANVRTKLLTGFGVNCGFLGHDLHGLTFGPDGKLYFSVGDRGFHVRTKENTTLSGPRTGGVFRCNPDGTELEVIHRGLRNPQELAFDQYGNLFADDNNCDRGDMARLVYVVDDGETGWNMAYQTIPDPYTAGPWFAERLWHAPHAGQPAYIVPPVGKIGNGPSGFTFTSGTSMPDRYKNAFFMADYVGNGGIESFRVVPKGAGFEIADYHDFLKPFSSTDVEFGYDGKMYVSDFVQLLWGGGSGGGRIYTVFDPARLADPVVQETKELFAKGFKQRGVEALTALLDHPDQRVRQRAQFALVERAAQTRPGANPQVIVTAFLKTAYESKNQLARIHAIWGLGQVGRTVPQARNGLPVLLADKDPEIRAQAAKVIGGLPTGAATEAAPMTLVELLKDENPRVKFFAAQALGKLKHAAAVGPLFDVIRANADADPYLRHACVAALTRIADKAALDARATDASGSVRLAVVLVERRLKDERLVRFLTDKDPLVRIEAARAIHDLPLEDLYPALADQLPSLAATPVPDGDALVRRCINAAYRLGGPDRAKAVLAVATSSHVSRAVRAEALAALREWANPPKRDRVTGFWHPLDARDAGPAKEAVEAGLADLLGKTSDKLQVDAIGLILALGVKADPAKFAEWAVDAKKEPGVRAAALRFLAGQKAKQLAPLLTDALKDTSPVVRAEARDIVAQSDATRGAALFSEVLEDAKAPAAERQRAVAGLAAYKSRDASAQLDALGGQLADGTAPADLQLDILDALKAAPNGARNRARDKYDAALPKDPVGKRRASLAGGDADRGRDVFFNHTAAQCVRCHTVKGVGGTAGPDLTKVVERHPEKTREFLLESLILPSAQIAQGFASVTLTLADGRLVAGTLVAEDKKSVTIQTPDGKKQSIPTDDIDKRTAPVSPMPSVETTLTPRELRDLIEFLTTLK; encoded by the coding sequence ATGCGCTATCGTCTCATCGCGTCCCTTGTGTTCCTGTCCGCGGGCCTGCTCGCCGTCGCCGCACCGCCCGACCCGCCGGACTTGCCGGACGGGACCGACAAGGCGCTCAAGGCGATGGCCGCGCTGCGGGCGCCGGCCGGGTTCCGCGTCGAGCTGTACGCGGCCGAACCGAAGCTCGCCAGCCCGGTCGCCATCTCGATCGACGAAAAGAACCGGGTCTATGTGGCCGAGGAGTATCGGTTCAATCAGGGCACCGAGGAGAACCGCACCCGGGGCTTCTTCCTCGAAGACGACCTACAAATCAGTACGCTCGACGACCGACTCCGGATGTATCAGAAGCACGCCTCGAAATTCCAGGGCGGCATGGAGTGGTTCACTCGCCACGCCGACCAGGTCCGGTTGCTCGAAGACACCACCGGCAGCGGCCGGGCGGACAAGTCGACGGTCTTCGCCGGCGGCTTCAACGGGACGCTCGACGGCCTCGCGGCCGGCGTCCTCGCCCGGGACGGCAACGTCTACCTCACCTGCATTCCGAACCTCTGGCTCCTCAAGGACACCAAGGGCACCGGGACCGCAAACGTCCGGACCAAGCTCCTCACCGGGTTCGGCGTGAACTGCGGGTTCCTCGGCCACGACCTCCACGGGCTGACGTTCGGGCCGGACGGCAAGCTCTACTTCAGCGTCGGCGACCGCGGCTTCCACGTGAGGACGAAGGAAAACACGACCCTCAGCGGCCCGCGGACCGGCGGCGTGTTCCGCTGCAACCCGGACGGGACCGAGTTGGAAGTGATCCACCGCGGCCTGCGGAACCCGCAGGAACTCGCGTTCGACCAGTACGGCAACCTGTTCGCGGACGACAACAACTGCGACCGCGGCGACATGGCCCGCCTCGTGTACGTGGTCGATGACGGCGAGACCGGCTGGAACATGGCCTACCAGACGATCCCCGACCCGTACACCGCCGGCCCGTGGTTCGCCGAGCGGCTCTGGCACGCGCCGCACGCGGGCCAACCGGCGTACATCGTCCCGCCGGTCGGCAAGATCGGCAACGGCCCCTCCGGGTTCACGTTCACCAGCGGAACGAGCATGCCGGACCGCTACAAGAACGCGTTCTTCATGGCCGATTACGTCGGCAATGGCGGGATCGAGTCGTTCCGCGTCGTGCCGAAGGGGGCCGGGTTCGAGATCGCCGACTACCACGACTTCCTCAAGCCGTTCTCGTCCACAGACGTCGAGTTCGGGTACGACGGCAAGATGTACGTGTCCGACTTCGTTCAACTCCTGTGGGGCGGTGGCAGCGGCGGCGGCCGGATCTACACCGTTTTCGACCCGGCCCGCCTCGCCGACCCGGTCGTGCAGGAGACCAAGGAACTCTTCGCCAAAGGCTTCAAACAGCGTGGCGTCGAAGCGTTGACCGCGCTGCTCGATCACCCGGACCAGCGCGTCCGCCAGCGGGCCCAGTTCGCCCTCGTCGAACGCGCCGCCCAGACCCGCCCGGGGGCGAACCCGCAGGTCATCGTCACCGCGTTCTTGAAAACGGCCTACGAGTCCAAGAACCAGCTCGCGCGGATTCACGCCATTTGGGGGCTCGGGCAGGTCGGCCGCACGGTGCCCCAAGCCCGGAACGGACTGCCGGTCCTGCTCGCGGACAAGGATCCCGAAATCCGCGCCCAAGCAGCCAAGGTGATCGGCGGTCTCCCGACCGGTGCCGCGACGGAAGCCGCCCCGATGACTCTGGTCGAGTTGCTGAAAGACGAGAACCCGCGGGTCAAGTTCTTCGCCGCTCAGGCGCTGGGCAAGCTCAAGCACGCCGCCGCGGTCGGCCCGCTGTTCGACGTGATCCGGGCGAACGCGGACGCCGACCCGTACCTGCGGCACGCCTGCGTTGCCGCGCTGACCCGCATCGCTGACAAGGCGGCCCTGGACGCGCGGGCGACCGACGCCAGCGGCTCGGTCCGCCTGGCTGTGGTACTCGTCGAACGCCGGCTAAAAGACGAGCGACTCGTCCGCTTCCTGACCGACAAGGACCCGCTCGTTCGCATCGAAGCCGCCCGGGCGATCCACGACCTGCCGCTGGAAGACCTCTACCCCGCGCTGGCCGACCAGCTCCCCAGCCTCGCGGCCACGCCGGTGCCGGACGGCGACGCCCTCGTCCGCCGTTGCATCAACGCGGCCTACCGGCTCGGCGGTCCCGACCGGGCGAAGGCGGTCCTGGCCGTCGCCACCAGTTCGCACGTCTCGCGGGCGGTCAGGGCCGAGGCGCTGGCCGCCCTTCGTGAGTGGGCCAATCCGCCGAAACGCGATCGCGTCACGGGCTTCTGGCACCCGCTCGACGCCCGCGACGCCGGCCCGGCCAAGGAGGCGGTCGAAGCCGGCCTGGCGGACCTACTCGGCAAGACGTCCGACAAGCTACAAGTCGACGCGATTGGGCTGATCCTCGCCCTCGGCGTGAAAGCCGACCCCGCGAAGTTTGCCGAGTGGGCGGTGGACGCGAAGAAGGAACCGGGCGTCCGGGCGGCGGCCCTCCGCTTCCTGGCCGGGCAAAAGGCGAAGCAACTCGCGCCGCTTCTCACGGACGCGCTCAAGGATACTTCGCCGGTCGTCCGGGCCGAGGCGCGGGACATCGTCGCACAGTCAGACGCGACCCGCGGCGCCGCCCTGTTCAGCGAAGTGTTGGAAGACGCCAAGGCGCCGGCCGCCGAGCGCCAGCGGGCGGTCGCCGGGCTGGCCGCGTACAAGTCCAGGGACGCGTCGGCCCAGCTCGACGCGCTCGGCGGCCAGCTCGCCGACGGGACCGCCCCGGCGGACCTGCAACTCGACATCCTGGACGCCCTGAAGGCGGCCCCGAACGGGGCGCGGAACCGCGCGCGGGACAAGTACGACGCGGCCCTGCCCAAAGACCCTGTCGGCAAGCGGCGGGCGAGTCTCGCGGGCGGTGACGCCGACCGCGGCCGGGACGTGTTCTTCAACCACACCGCCGCCCAGTGCGTCCGATGTCACACGGTCAAAGGCGTCGGCGGGACGGCCGGGCCGGACCTGACGAAAGTGGTGGAACGACACCCGGAGAAGACGCGGGAGTTTCTGCTCGAATCGCTGATCCTGCCGAGTGCCCAGATCGCCCAGGGTTTCGCGAGTGTTACCCTGACGCTGGCCGACGGCCGCCTCGTGGCCGGCACGCTGGTCGCCGAGGACAAGAAGTCCGTGACCATCCAGACGCCGGACGGCAAGAAGCAATCGATCCCAACCGACGACATCGACAAACGGACCGCTCCGGTGTCGCCCATGCCGTCGGTCGAGACCACCCTCACGCCCCGCGAACTGCGCGACCTGATCGAGTTCCTGACGACATTGAAGTGA
- a CDS encoding serine hydrolase domain-containing protein, with translation MIRPAFVYSLLALFLAVSQSSVAADVALPRSTPEAQGVSSEVVRAFVEAADKDVTTMHSFMLVRHGHVVAEGWWKPQTPETPHVLHSLSKSFTSTAVGLAIEEGKLSLDDEVLKFFPDMGPEKPSDKLQAMRVRDLLTMSTGHETEPKRSAEIPWVKAFLTHPVPHKPGTHFLYNSMGTYMLSAIVQKVTGQTVLDYLKPRLFDPLGIKDPKWDTSPQGISTGGWGLYVRTEDIAKFGQLYLQKGKWQGKQLVPAAWIELATSRQMSNGSNPKSDWEQGYGFQFWRCRHGAFRGDGANGQFCVVLPEQDAVVAITADTRDMRAELNVVWDKLLPAFQAKPLSENKAEQDKLKQTLEGLVARERAKK, from the coding sequence ATGATCCGGCCGGCGTTCGTTTACTCTTTGTTGGCACTGTTCCTGGCGGTCAGTCAATCGTCCGTGGCGGCCGACGTGGCCCTGCCGCGGAGTACGCCCGAGGCGCAAGGCGTCTCGTCCGAGGTGGTCCGGGCGTTCGTGGAAGCGGCGGACAAGGACGTCACCACCATGCACAGCTTCATGCTCGTGCGGCACGGACACGTCGTCGCCGAGGGGTGGTGGAAGCCGCAGACGCCCGAGACGCCGCATGTGCTGCACTCGCTGAGCAAGAGCTTCACCTCCACGGCCGTCGGTCTAGCCATCGAGGAGGGCAAGCTGAGTCTGGACGACGAGGTGCTGAAATTCTTCCCGGACATGGGCCCGGAAAAGCCGTCCGACAAGCTCCAGGCGATGCGCGTCCGTGACCTGCTCACGATGTCCACCGGACACGAAACGGAGCCGAAGCGGTCGGCCGAGATCCCGTGGGTGAAGGCGTTTCTCACGCACCCGGTCCCGCACAAGCCGGGGACGCACTTCCTGTACAACTCGATGGGCACGTACATGCTCTCGGCGATCGTCCAGAAGGTGACGGGCCAGACCGTGCTGGACTACCTCAAGCCCCGCCTGTTCGACCCGCTCGGCATCAAAGACCCCAAGTGGGATACCAGCCCGCAAGGGATCTCGACGGGCGGCTGGGGGCTCTACGTCCGCACCGAGGACATCGCGAAGTTCGGCCAGCTTTACCTGCAAAAGGGTAAGTGGCAGGGCAAGCAACTCGTCCCGGCCGCGTGGATTGAACTGGCCACGTCCCGGCAGATGTCGAACGGCAGCAACCCCAAGAGCGACTGGGAACAGGGCTACGGTTTCCAGTTCTGGCGGTGCCGCCACGGGGCGTTCCGCGGCGACGGCGCGAACGGCCAGTTCTGCGTCGTGCTGCCCGAGCAAGACGCCGTGGTCGCCATCACCGCCGACACCCGGGACATGCGGGCCGAGTTGAATGTGGTCTGGGACAAACTCCTCCCGGCGTTCCAGGCGAAGCCGCTGTCCGAGAACAAGGCCGAGCAGGACAAGCTCAAGCAGACACTCGAAGGCCTCGTCGCCCGCGAACGGGCGAAGAAATAG
- a CDS encoding 3-keto-disaccharide hydrolase, whose translation MNGLTSVAPGRELWTPLFNGKDLTGWKQGDSLMPPWRVVDGAIQGENKEKNGDAIFIGLEGSDFDNFHLKMQVQGNANCSAVFEFRHSSGAGVYALILRSGKWHTGSVHKQNKTIGYRVWKNAEGTSPPDNEWFTVEVIAQGYSITTLVNGEKRVETIDEDKVSTRGGFSIGVTEKGSVVRIRKMEIMQLPPSPAEKK comes from the coding sequence ATGAATGGACTGACGTCCGTCGCCCCCGGCCGTGAGTTGTGGACCCCTCTGTTCAACGGCAAAGACCTGACCGGGTGGAAACAGGGGGATAGCCTCATGCCGCCGTGGCGGGTCGTAGACGGGGCCATTCAGGGCGAGAACAAAGAAAAGAATGGAGACGCGATATTTATAGGGCTTGAGGGGAGCGATTTTGATAACTTTCACCTGAAAATGCAGGTACAAGGTAACGCCAATTGTTCCGCAGTATTCGAGTTCCGACATTCCAGCGGCGCAGGGGTGTACGCCCTGATTTTGAGGTCAGGCAAGTGGCATACGGGGAGCGTGCACAAGCAGAATAAAACGATTGGCTATCGCGTTTGGAAGAATGCCGAGGGAACGTCTCCTCCAGACAACGAATGGTTCACGGTGGAAGTCATCGCCCAGGGTTATTCGATTACGACTTTGGTGAACGGGGAAAAAAGAGTCGAGACGATCGATGAAGACAAAGTTTCAACAAGAGGCGGCTTCAGCATTGGGGTCACGGAGAAAGGCTCAGTCGTTCGGATTCGCAAAATGGAGATTATGCAACTTCCGCCGTCTCCCGCTGAGAAGAAGTAA
- a CDS encoding NADH:flavin oxidoreductase/NADH oxidase, translating to MHTPHLFEPLTLRSVTIRNRIGVSPMCQYSCEDGFVGDWHLVHLGSRAVGGAGLVMAEATAVSAEGRISPADTGIWKDEHVAAWRRVTKFVADHGAVPAIQLAHAGWKASTAPPSQGGKAVSPANGGWQSVGVGGTPFTDGYPTPRAVTTADIDRLCRAWQEAVGRALEAGFKLIEIHAAHGYLLHSFLSPISNRRTDEYGGSFENRTRFLLRVVETVRGAMPADLPLAVRLSCSDWTDGGWGIEDTVQLAVRLRELGVDLVDCSSGGAVPTAKIPVGPGYQTAFAEAVRRESKITTAAVGMITDPIQAETILKTGQADMVFLAREMLRDPYWPARAAKELGAKPDGLIPVQYGRAW from the coding sequence ATGCACACACCACACCTGTTCGAGCCGTTGACCCTCCGTTCGGTCACGATCCGCAACCGCATCGGCGTTTCGCCCATGTGCCAGTATTCCTGTGAAGACGGCTTCGTGGGCGACTGGCACCTTGTCCACCTCGGCTCGCGGGCCGTCGGGGGCGCTGGGCTCGTCATGGCCGAGGCGACGGCCGTCTCGGCCGAGGGGCGCATCTCGCCGGCCGATACCGGGATCTGGAAAGACGAACACGTCGCCGCCTGGCGCCGGGTCACGAAGTTCGTCGCCGACCACGGGGCCGTGCCGGCGATCCAGCTGGCCCACGCCGGTTGGAAGGCGTCGACCGCGCCGCCGTCGCAGGGAGGGAAGGCCGTTTCCCCGGCGAACGGCGGGTGGCAGTCGGTGGGCGTCGGTGGTACGCCGTTCACGGACGGTTATCCGACCCCGCGGGCAGTCACGACAGCCGACATCGATCGGCTCTGCCGGGCGTGGCAGGAGGCGGTCGGGCGGGCGCTCGAAGCGGGCTTCAAGTTAATCGAAATTCACGCGGCCCACGGCTACCTGCTTCACAGTTTCCTCTCGCCGATCTCGAACCGGCGGACGGACGAATACGGCGGCTCGTTCGAGAACCGAACGCGGTTCCTACTCCGGGTCGTGGAAACGGTCCGCGGCGCGATGCCCGCTGACCTGCCGCTCGCCGTCCGGCTGTCGTGCAGTGACTGGACGGACGGCGGCTGGGGAATCGAAGACACGGTGCAACTTGCCGTCCGCCTCCGGGAACTGGGCGTCGACCTCGTCGATTGCAGTTCCGGCGGTGCCGTCCCAACGGCCAAGATCCCGGTCGGGCCGGGCTACCAGACGGCGTTTGCCGAAGCCGTCCGCCGGGAGAGCAAAATCACGACGGCCGCCGTGGGGATGATTACCGACCCGATCCAGGCCGAGACCATTCTGAAGACGGGCCAGGCCGACATGGTCTTTTTGGCCCGCGAGATGCTTCGCGATCCGTACTGGCCGGCGCGGGCCGCCAAGGAACTGGGCGCGAAACCCGATGGGCTCATTCCCGTGCAATACGGCCGGGCGTGGTAG
- a CDS encoding DUF1559 domain-containing protein — MKGKAPRRGFTLIELLVVIAIISTLIGMLLPAVQKAREAAARISCANNLKQLGLAALNQESTVGRLPPSRLGVGSATWLVLLMPYMEQDNLYRQWNIGNLYYAQNTVARLTPVKGYFCPSRRTSSDSLSGSISGDTPSNPQWNIPAGQYPGALGDYAAVIDASGTDTPNDVSAGNGGAFQLGVGFRLLDFMDGTSNSLLIGEKQIPVNQNGHGGWDCSSYNGDYFPCSCRAGSRLYPLTTNPQDTGWKFGSRHMQVVQFCFADGHVQILPETINPYILELLNQKSDGEVIPSY; from the coding sequence ATGAAAGGGAAAGCCCCGCGCCGCGGGTTTACGTTAATCGAGCTGCTCGTCGTCATCGCGATCATCTCGACGCTGATCGGCATGCTGCTGCCGGCCGTCCAGAAGGCCCGCGAGGCCGCGGCCCGCATCTCGTGCGCGAATAACCTGAAACAGCTCGGCTTGGCCGCGCTCAACCAGGAATCCACGGTCGGCCGGTTGCCCCCGTCCCGCCTCGGGGTTGGTTCAGCCACATGGCTGGTCCTGCTCATGCCGTACATGGAACAAGACAACCTGTACCGCCAGTGGAATATCGGCAATCTCTATTACGCTCAGAACACCGTCGCACGATTAACGCCGGTGAAGGGCTACTTCTGCCCGTCCCGACGGACATCGTCCGACAGCCTGAGCGGCAGCATCTCCGGCGACACGCCGAGCAACCCGCAGTGGAACATTCCCGCCGGCCAGTACCCCGGCGCCCTCGGCGACTACGCGGCCGTCATTGACGCGAGCGGGACCGACACCCCGAACGATGTCAGCGCGGGCAACGGCGGTGCGTTCCAGCTCGGCGTCGGTTTCCGGCTGTTGGACTTCATGGACGGGACGAGCAACTCGCTCTTGATCGGCGAAAAGCAGATCCCAGTGAATCAAAACGGTCACGGGGGGTGGGACTGCTCATCGTATAACGGGGACTACTTTCCCTGCTCGTGCCGGGCCGGGTCGCGGCTGTACCCGCTAACGACCAACCCGCAGGACACGGGGTGGAAGTTCGGCAGCCGACACATGCAGGTGGTCCAGTTCTGTTTCGCCGACGGTCACGTCCAGATTCTTCCCGAAACCATCAACCCGTACATTCTCGAACTACTCAACCAGAAGAGCGACGGGGAAGTGATTCCGAGCTATTAG